Proteins from a genomic interval of Pseudodesulfovibrio nedwellii:
- a CDS encoding ArsA family ATPase, with product MSNQHYYFHAGKGGVGKSTTSSLSALHLARTGKKVLLVSLDPAHNQADIFDTKFTGKPIKIAPNLRVAQADIDKWIKQYLKGIEDQIRANYAYQTAFNLEKHLNVVKHSPGIEEYALLLAFQHYRKTFTDTDVIVFDMPPTALTTKFFNLPSLSLVWLEQLLALRCEILEKKKIITKIQLGTKEIECDKITTKLDQQQKHFTELRNVFQDSSRCSINLVVNPDRLSFAEAERIDTTLEEMGMGLSHIIMNKVVENSEWDTSSPLMKRHDVCPIPLSPTQLIGQPALDTYLVDHDQSFDFLNKEAHEC from the coding sequence ATGTCGAATCAGCATTATTATTTCCACGCAGGCAAGGGCGGCGTAGGCAAATCCACCACCTCTTCCCTGTCCGCCCTGCATCTGGCCCGCACCGGTAAGAAAGTCCTGCTGGTTTCACTTGATCCCGCCCATAATCAGGCTGACATCTTCGACACCAAATTTACAGGCAAACCAATAAAAATCGCACCAAACCTGCGTGTTGCACAGGCCGACATCGACAAATGGATCAAACAATATCTCAAAGGTATAGAAGACCAAATTCGGGCCAATTACGCGTACCAGACGGCCTTTAATCTCGAAAAGCACCTCAATGTGGTTAAACATTCCCCCGGCATTGAAGAATACGCGCTTCTGCTCGCCTTCCAGCATTATCGCAAGACATTCACGGACACGGATGTCATTGTATTCGACATGCCTCCAACTGCTTTGACCACCAAATTTTTCAATCTGCCATCCCTGTCGCTGGTCTGGCTGGAACAACTTCTGGCCCTGCGATGCGAGATCCTGGAAAAGAAAAAAATCATCACCAAAATCCAACTCGGCACTAAGGAAATCGAGTGTGACAAAATCACAACCAAACTCGACCAACAACAAAAACACTTCACTGAATTACGTAATGTCTTTCAAGACTCGTCGCGTTGCTCGATTAATCTCGTGGTCAATCCGGACCGTCTTTCCTTTGCCGAGGCCGAACGCATTGACACCACCCTTGAGGAAATGGGCATGGGCCTGTCCCACATCATCATGAACAAAGTTGTTGAAAACAGTGAATGGGACACCTCATCACCACTCATGAAGCGACACGATGTCTGTCCGATTCCGCTTTCACCGACGCAACTCATCGGCCAACCCGCGCTTGACACCTATCTTGTCGATCACGACCAAAGCTTCGACTTTCTGAACAAGGAAGCGCACGAGTGTTGA